Below is a window of Bacteroidota bacterium DNA.
TTTATTCAGCAGCAGCAACTCGACAAAATTCGCTGGATTAAACCTGAAAACTGGCATGTAACACTTATATTCATTGGTTATTTTCATCAAAAATATCTGACTGATTTAGCAAATCATTTAACGGATTTTTTCTCAAATATTTGTTCCTTTTCCATCGATTTTGAAAAATTCATCTATCAGCCAGAACCGAAAAATCCACGGATGATATGGGCTAAATTTAAGCAGTCCTATCAATTTGATAATTTAGTGCAAGAAACCTTTGCTTACTTGAAAGAATGGTATGAACAGCATCATTTAGAATTCAATATTCACATCAGAAATACAAATATTCCACACATAACATTGGCTCGACCTAAACAAAACGATCAGCCTTTTCCCAAGCTAAAGTACAGCAAAGTAAATCCATCGGTTTTAGAGGTGAAAGACTGTCATTTGTTTGAATCGAAACTTCTGCCAAAAGGTGCAGAATATCATTTATTGCATACTTTTAGCTTTGACTCGAGTAATTAAAATAATAAAATGGAGAACTCATTTGATATAAAAGATTTTCAACAAGAAGTAATTCAAGAAAGCAAAAAAAGGCCTGTATTGGTTGATTTTTGGGCCAGTTGGTGTCAGCCATGTAAAATATTAGGTCCTGTGCTTGAAAGCATTGCTGACGAAAATAAAGAAAAGTTTTTGTTCAAAAAGCTGAATACAGAAGAGTTTAAGGATGTTGCAAAGGAATACAACATAAGTAGCATTCCTGCAGTAAAGCTTTTTGTGGATGGCGAGGTAAAAGCTGAATTTTCAGGTGCCCAGCCAAAACGCAATATTGAAAAATGGCTGGATGAAAATATTCCATTGGCAAGTCAGCAAGAGTTGGACGAAATAAAGCAAGAGCTTACTCATGGATTTAATAAATCAATTCGTCAGCGCCTGGCAAAATTAATTTACGAGGACGACAAATTGGATGAAGCAAGAATTTTGTTAGCCAAAAATATTCTATTTGAAGAAGGGAATATTGCCAAAGAAATGGTGATAATGATACAGGCTTTTAGTCATTATTATAAAGATGCTGAAGCTATTATCAACTATGCTGATTTTCTGTCAATTTCAGAGGAGTCAATAGAAGCGGGACCTTTTAAAGAAAAGCTAGTCAATGCTATAAATGGTGCAAAGAATTCTGACTTTGATAAAGTGTTTGAAAACCTGATCAATATTGTCATGATCAATAAGGAGTTTATGGATGAAGTTGCCAGAAAAGTCTGTGTTGCCTTGTTTATATTATTAGGCCCCGATCATGATATGACACTAAAATACAGACGCAGATTTGATATGTCGCTCTATTAATTAGTGCACAATTTCGCAGTTCACAGATTAAAATCCTGCATTCACCAGATTGTGCTTTCATTGGTTTGCCATGCAACTTACATTTGTTCTTGATTTCTAAATTTGACAATGTATAAAAGTAAAATCATGAGAGATAGATTTAAAGACCGTGGTGAAATGAATTACCCAGAAGGCAAAAAAGGCTTCGTTGAAGATTGTAAGAAAAAGAGTAATAACAAGTTTAAGTCTTTGGCGTTTGCCATAACCGTACTAACAGTAGGTGTGTTGTTGTTATTAAGAAACACAGGCATTTTATCTGATTCGGCCTCTGAGGTGTTCTTTTCCTGGCAGATGCTGGTGGTTGCTCTTGGCTTCATTAATTTATTTGGACGTTCCTTTTTATTTGGCATTTTCCTGATATTGGTTGGGGGCTTTTTTATGGGGGCCGATTTTTGGGGTTTCACCTATGAAATTCAAAATTTATTCTGGCCAATCATTCTAATTTTTGCTGGCTTATCCATTCTTTTATTCTCATTCGGATATTTTAAAAAAAAGCGCATCAACATAAGCAACTCAGACGAAAACTATATGGATGAAGTTTGTGTTTTTGGAGGCAATGAAAAAACTGTTTCAGCCAACGCATTTAAAGGAGGACGCCTGGTTTATGTGTTTGGTGGTTCAAAAATAGACTTGCGTGATGCACAAATGGAAGATGGAAATCATATACTTGAAGTAGTCATGGTGTTTGGAGGAGCTTCCTTAATTATTCCGCCTGATTGGAATGTTAAATCTGATGTACTTAATTTATTTGGTGGTTTTTCGGATAAGCGTAGAACTTCACAAGTCAACAATAATAAAACGCTAACTATCAAAGGAGTTGTTATCTTTGGTGGAGGAGAATTAAAAAGTTAGCATCCATATGATATCAGCTGTAGGTAAAAATAAAACAGTAATCCTCTATTTTTCGCTGTGGATAGCGGTTGCTATTGTGCATGTGCTTATACTTGGCTTGGGTTATAATAAACCTTTTGTATATGCTGTGTTCGACAGTCTTGTTTTTAATGCCTTGTTTGCTTTGCTGGGAATTGGACTTTGGTATATTGCCATGTATTCAAATCTTAAGAAAACAGCAGTCATTGAAATTATTATACATCATTTAACAGCAACTACTGTTGCCGTAATTGTTTGGTTGAGTGCTGGTTTCTTTATTTTGAAGCAAGTATTACAAATTGATGCTGAATATGAGGCATTTTTAATGAGCACGCGCACCACAAGAATCATTAGTGGAGTTCTGTATTATGCCATTTTGATGTCCATTTTTTATTTGATTATAAGCTTAAGAGAACTTGAGGAGCGCATCAAACACGAATCCAGATTGAACGAACAATTGCGTGAAGCCGAATTGAAATCTTTACGCTCTCAAATACGACCTCATTTTTTATTTAATAGTTTGAATTCTATCAGCTCACTAACTATTTCAGATGCAGCCAAGGCACAAGAAATGGTCATTAAATTGTCAGAGTTTATGCGTTACTCATTAACTCAACTTGATGAACAATTGATAAACTTGAAAGAAGAGCTATACCATGTAAAACTTTATCTGGATATTGAGAAAGTACGCTTTGGAAAAAAACTAATTATTGAATACCATATTGATGAGCAATGCGAAGCATTTAAAGTACCCGCTTTGATATTACAGCCTTTGGTTGAAAACGCTATTAAGTATGGTGTTTATGAATCGCTTAATGAAAGTAAAATCATAATCGCAACAAAATGCGAAGGAAATTTTCTGCATATAGAAGTGAAAAACTATTACGATCCTGACTCTGTTCAGCGAAAAGGAACAGGAACCGGTTTGGCCAATATCACCAAACGCTTATCAACTATATATGGTCGCACTGATTTGATTTCCATTGACAAGCAAGATAATAATTTTATTGTGGAACTTAATATTCCTGGATATGCAAAAACTTAGCGTTTTAATTGTTGATGATGAGTCGTTGGCAAGGGATTTAGTAAAAACCTATTTGCAGGATATTCCTGATATACAAATTGTTGGCGAATGTGAAAATGGTTTTGAAGCCTTGAATTCTATACAAAAAAACAAGCCTGATCTTGTTTTTCTGGATGTGCAGATGCCCAAAATAAACGGCTTTGAATTACTGGAAGTATTGGAAGAAAAACCTGCCATTATTTTTACAACAGCATTCGATCAATACGCAATTAAAGCGTTTGACATGAGTGCCATTGATTATTTGCTAAAACCATTTTCAAAAGAGCGATTTCTGAAAGCTTTGGAAAAGGCAAAAGAGCAATTAACGTTGAAAGAACAGCAACCCAGTCTGGATGATTTAAGGGAAAAAATAGATAACAATAACGAAAGCTTGGATCGGATGGTGGTTCGACATGCAGGTAAAATAGTTGTATTAGCTATTGATAGCCTGCAATATTTTGAGGCACAAGACAACTATGTTATGATTTATACTGAAAATGGCAAATATTTGAAGGATAAATCGATGAAATTCTATGAAGAGCATTTACCGAAGGGAGACTTCATTCGAATTCACAGAAGTTATATTGTGGCCGTGAACCAAATTGAATCTGTTGAGCAATATTCCAAAGACACGCATTTGGTAATTTTAAAATCAGGTGCAAAATTAAGGACCAGTGCCAGTGGCTATAAAAGGTTAAGAGAGATTTTCTAAATCCACTATTCTTTTTCTACTTTAGACTAATTCTGATTTTTCATATCCATCAGTCCAAATATAAAATTTGACCTAAGTTTGTAAGCTAAGTTTTAAACGAAATAGCTTATGCCAAGTTTTGTAATTACCGATAAATGTGATGGTTGTAAAGCACAGGATAAAACAGCCTGCCAATACATATGCCCAAACGACCTCATGCTTCTGAATAAAGAAACAAATAAAGCTTATAATCGGGCTCCCGAAATGTGTTGGGAGTGTTATAACTGTGTAAAAATTTGTCCAACTCAGGCCGTTGAGGTTAGGGGATATGCCGATTTTATGCCTATGGGAGGAGTGGTTCAACCACTTAGAAGTTCTGACTCCATTATGTGGTCGGTTAAGTTTAGGAGTGGAAAGGTCAAGCGATTTAAGTTTCCTATTCGCACAATTGCTGAAGGAAGTGCTAAGCCAGATGCAGATATGAAAACGGACTCTGAAGATATCAAAAGTCCGATGTTGCGCACAGAGCCTGAATCTTTAGGCACATCTGAATTACAAAAATTATAATGATCAATCTGAAATTAGTTTTATGAGTATAATAGATCAATTCGAACAAGTTGAGGTAACAACTGATTTGCTTATTCTTGGTGGAGGTATGTCAGCCTGTGGTGCTGCTTTTGAAGCAGCTCATTGGGCAAAGAAAAATAATCTGAAAGTGACTGTAGTAGATAAAGCTGCCATGGACAGAAGCGGTGCAGTGGCTATGGGGCTTTCTGCGATCAACCTTTATCTGGGTTTGAAAGATGGTGAAAATACCATAGAAGATTATGTGAAATATGTGAAGACCGACCTCATGGGAATTACCCGTGATGATTTGGTTGCTAACATTGCCCGACATGTAGACGGATCCGTTCATTTGTTCGAAAAATGGGGATTGCCCATCTGGAAAGATGACGAAGGGAATTATGTACGTGAAGGTCGCTGGCAGGTCATGATCAATGGTGAATCATACAAAACCATAGTGGCTGAGGCAGCCAAGAATGCCTTATCCGAAATGGCAGAATATGGTGAATATTATGAAAGAGTATTCATTACCAATCCCATTATGGATGGCGATAGAGTGGCTGGAGCAATTGGTTTCAGTGTACGTGAAAAGAAAGTTTATATTTTCAAAGCCAAAGCAGTTATTTCAGCCATGGGAGGAGCTGTTCATGTATTTAAACCTCGCAATGTTGGCGAAGGTTTAGGTCGTAGTTGGTATCCTCCATTTAACTCAGGTGCTTCAACTTATTTTACAATGAAAGCAGGTGCTGAGATGACTTGTCAGGAAGTGCGTTTTGTTCCTATTCGTTTTAAAGATGGATATGGGCCTGTTGGCGCTTGGTATCTTTTATTCAAAGCCAAATCGACCAATGCTGCTGGTGAAGAATATATGGAAACCAATAAAGCTGAATTGGAGAAGTGGGGAGTATATGGAAAGTCCAAACCCATTCCAACGAGCCTCCGAAATCACCTGATGTTGATTGATGAACGAAAAGGAAAGGGTCCTTTTTATATGCAAACAGCAGAAGCCATTAAAAAAATAGCTGAAGAAGAAGGAGATGAAAAAGCGGCCAAAAGAAAACTCAAGCATCTGGAAAACGAGGCATGGGAAGATTTTCTGGATATGACTATCAGTCAGGCTTTACTTTGGGCATCTACCGATGTTTTCCCAGAAGAAAAAGCATCTGAAATTGCACCTACAGAACCCTATTTCATTAGCTCACACTCTGGAGCTTCGGGTGCATGGGTAAGTGGGCCAGAAGACATGGAAGGATATCATTGGGGTTATCCAAACATGACCACAATTAAAGGACTTTTTGCCTGTGGCGATTCTTCCGGAGCATCCAGTCATAAGTTTTCGTCCGGTTCTTTTACCGAAGGACGAATTGCTGGAAAAGCAGCTGTTAATTTTATACTCGACAACAATGCGCTTCCAAACTTTGATGATGCTATAATCGAAGAAATGAAAGCAGAAATGCTTAAACCATTAGCACTTTTTGAAGAACATAAAGATCATTCTACAGATAAAGATATAAACCCGAACTTCATCAAACCCAAGATGTTTATGTTCCGTTTACAAAAAATAATGGACGAATATGCAGGTGGAGCCGGTTCCTCCTTTATGACTTCACAAAAGCTTTTAGAAAAAGGCTTGGAGTTTCTCACGTATATGGAAGAAGATTCAACAAAACTGGCTGCTGAAGATTTGCATGAACTTATGCGGGTATGGGAAAATATACACCGGATGAGCCAAGCTTTTGCTCATGTACATTCAGTGATGTTCAGGGAAGAAACACGCTGGCCGGGCTATTATTTGCGCACCGATTTTCCAAACCTTAAAGAGGACGAATGGAAGTGTTATGTCAACTGCAAACGCGATCCTGAAACAGGCGAATTTGAAGTCTTCAAAAAGGAAATGATAGAGTTGGTGAAGTTGGAAGAGTAAGTAATACAAGTAAATAACCCTGACAGGGTTTCAAACCCTGTCAGGGTATATATTCAAAAGGGAAGCAGTAATGTTTCCCTTTTTTAATAGTTTAGCAAATAAATAATACTAATTATTCGAATAAATAAATATCATATATATATACAAATACAGGCATGAATATTTGTATTGTTTCTGTATAATTGACCTATCTATTTTGGATTTTCTTACATGCTTCAAATTCCCTTCTAAAATCCATCAAAAACAACCCTTTGACTTCACCCATTATATAATTACATACATGCTTCATTGTGCTTAAATATAAATTAGTTTTCGACAAATTAATGTCAATTATGCATATCTACATTTTGTCATATTATTTTTTATAATTATACAATTAATTAATTGGTAATGACGAGGGTTTTAATTAATAATTGATTTAATTTTGAAAAGCACAAAACACACAATTATGAAAAAGCTGTACATACTTCATATTATTTTGTTATTTGCACTCAGTATTCATGCACAAAATTGGACTCAAATAACTAAAGCTGTAGCTTCTGACCGAGCTGAAGATGATCGTTTTGGTTGTAAGGTCGCCATCTCAGGGGATTATGCCATAGTTGGAGCATTCTTAGAAGATGAAGATGCTTCAGGAGGAAATACAGCTTCATCTGCTGGATCTGCATACATATTTAAGAATATTGCAGGTATCTGGACACAGATACAAAAAGTAGTTGCTTCTGACAGGAATGGATCGGCTAATTTTGGTAGTTCAGTTGATATTAACGGAGATTATGCAATAATTGGAGCCCCTAATGAAGACTATGATGCTTCCGGTTCAAATTATATTATTAATCCGGGTGTAGCATACATCTTTAAAAATATTTCAGGAACATGGACTGAGATAAAAAAAATCGTAGCCTCTGATCGTGCACGGGATGAATTTTTTGGGAACTCAGTTTCAATTTCTGATAACTATGCAATAGTTGGTGCCTATCAAGAGGATATAAGTACAAGTTATACAACTAATGAAGGTGCAGCATATATCTTCACTAATAATTTAGACAGTTGGACACAGTTACAAAAAATCGTTTCTTCTGACAGAGCTTCTGCGGATTTTTTCGGAATCTCAGTATCCATTTCAGGAGATTATATAATTATTGGAGCACATTATGAGAGTGAAGATGTCCTGGGGGCCAATTCATTAAGCAATGCCGGGTCTGCCTATTTATTTAAAAATAATGCTGGTACTTGGTCTCAAGTGCAAAAAATCGTAGCTGGTGATAGAGATACTTACGATCAATTTGGAGTATCTGTATCCATTTCAGGAGATTACGCAATTATTGGAGCTCAAACTGAAGATCATGATGTCTCTGGAACGAACCTTTTAAGTAATGCCGGATCCGCCTATATATTCAAAAATAATTCTGGTACATGGTCTCAAATACAAAAGATTGTTGCTAACGATAGGGGTGCAGGAGATGCTTTTGGTTTTTCCGTTTCTATATCTGGAGATTATGCCTTCATTGGAGCTTGTTATGAAGATGAAAATGCTTCAGGATCTGCTACACTAAGTGCCGCTGGCTCAGCTTACATTTTCAAAAACAATACAGGAACATGGGCTCAATTTCAAAAAATAGTTTCCTCCGATCGGGCTATTGATGATTATTTTGGATATTCAGTAGCCATTTCAGGAGATAATGCAATCTCAGGTGCATATTATGAGGATCATGATGCTTCTGGCCAGAATTACCTATGGGCTGCAGGTTCTTCCTATATTTTTTCGAATAGTACAACATGGAATGGAAGTACATGGAGTAATGGAACTCCTACTTCATCACAAAGTGCCAATGTTGATGGGGATTTAACAATTAGTACTGGATTGTCGGCAAATAATTTTACAATTTATCCTGGTGCAGATGTAACCATCAATAGCAGCCAAACACTTACAGTTGCTGGAGATTTTATCATTAACTCAGATGCTACTTCAACAGGTTCTTATATAAATAACTCTGGAACATTAACTGTTACTGGAGATAAAACAGTTCAACGTTATGTAGATGGTGGAACGAATGGCTATGTCCATTATGTATCTCCATCAATAAGCGATGCAACTGCTGCAGATTTGCTTGATGAAAACTTGGGTGACTATAATGTTTATAAATATGTACCAGGAGGTTCTCCAGTTTGGTCAAGGGTTTTCTCATCTACCTCATTGGGAGCAGGTAGTGGATATTGTGTAGCTTATGACAACAATAAAACCATTGTATTTTCAGGTACATTAAATGATGGCAATGTAAATGTAACCGTGAGCAATAGTGGAACTGCCTATAATTTAGTGGGCAATCCCTATCCATCTCGTTTAGATGCTGATGCGTTTGTTACTGATGGAGATAACTCTGAGATTAGTGGAGCCATATATTATTGGGCTGATGATCATACTGCAGGTAGTGGTTATTCTACTGCTGATTATGCAACATGGACTACAACAGGAAGTACCGGAAGTAGCGGTGGTGGAACTTCAACTGCTGC
It encodes the following:
- the thpR gene encoding RNA 2',3'-cyclic phosphodiesterase, whose product is MRRLFISIPINLHYTKLCNEFIQQQQLDKIRWIKPENWHVTLIFIGYFHQKYLTDLANHLTDFFSNICSFSIDFEKFIYQPEPKNPRMIWAKFKQSYQFDNLVQETFAYLKEWYEQHHLEFNIHIRNTNIPHITLARPKQNDQPFPKLKYSKVNPSVLEVKDCHLFESKLLPKGAEYHLLHTFSFDSSN
- the trxA gene encoding thioredoxin; its protein translation is MENSFDIKDFQQEVIQESKKRPVLVDFWASWCQPCKILGPVLESIADENKEKFLFKKLNTEEFKDVAKEYNISSIPAVKLFVDGEVKAEFSGAQPKRNIEKWLDENIPLASQQELDEIKQELTHGFNKSIRQRLAKLIYEDDKLDEARILLAKNILFEEGNIAKEMVIMIQAFSHYYKDAEAIINYADFLSISEESIEAGPFKEKLVNAINGAKNSDFDKVFENLINIVMINKEFMDEVARKVCVALFILLGPDHDMTLKYRRRFDMSLY
- a CDS encoding histidine kinase, producing MISAVGKNKTVILYFSLWIAVAIVHVLILGLGYNKPFVYAVFDSLVFNALFALLGIGLWYIAMYSNLKKTAVIEIIIHHLTATTVAVIVWLSAGFFILKQVLQIDAEYEAFLMSTRTTRIISGVLYYAILMSIFYLIISLRELEERIKHESRLNEQLREAELKSLRSQIRPHFLFNSLNSISSLTISDAAKAQEMVIKLSEFMRYSLTQLDEQLINLKEELYHVKLYLDIEKVRFGKKLIIEYHIDEQCEAFKVPALILQPLVENAIKYGVYESLNESKIIIATKCEGNFLHIEVKNYYDPDSVQRKGTGTGLANITKRLSTIYGRTDLISIDKQDNNFIVELNIPGYAKT
- a CDS encoding response regulator transcription factor, which codes for MQKLSVLIVDDESLARDLVKTYLQDIPDIQIVGECENGFEALNSIQKNKPDLVFLDVQMPKINGFELLEVLEEKPAIIFTTAFDQYAIKAFDMSAIDYLLKPFSKERFLKALEKAKEQLTLKEQQPSLDDLREKIDNNNESLDRMVVRHAGKIVVLAIDSLQYFEAQDNYVMIYTENGKYLKDKSMKFYEEHLPKGDFIRIHRSYIVAVNQIESVEQYSKDTHLVILKSGAKLRTSASGYKRLREIF
- the aprB gene encoding adenylyl-sulfate reductase subunit beta; its protein translation is MPSFVITDKCDGCKAQDKTACQYICPNDLMLLNKETNKAYNRAPEMCWECYNCVKICPTQAVEVRGYADFMPMGGVVQPLRSSDSIMWSVKFRSGKVKRFKFPIRTIAEGSAKPDADMKTDSEDIKSPMLRTEPESLGTSELQKL
- the aprA gene encoding adenylyl-sulfate reductase subunit alpha; protein product: MDQFEQVEVTTDLLILGGGMSACGAAFEAAHWAKKNNLKVTVVDKAAMDRSGAVAMGLSAINLYLGLKDGENTIEDYVKYVKTDLMGITRDDLVANIARHVDGSVHLFEKWGLPIWKDDEGNYVREGRWQVMINGESYKTIVAEAAKNALSEMAEYGEYYERVFITNPIMDGDRVAGAIGFSVREKKVYIFKAKAVISAMGGAVHVFKPRNVGEGLGRSWYPPFNSGASTYFTMKAGAEMTCQEVRFVPIRFKDGYGPVGAWYLLFKAKSTNAAGEEYMETNKAELEKWGVYGKSKPIPTSLRNHLMLIDERKGKGPFYMQTAEAIKKIAEEEGDEKAAKRKLKHLENEAWEDFLDMTISQALLWASTDVFPEEKASEIAPTEPYFISSHSGASGAWVSGPEDMEGYHWGYPNMTTIKGLFACGDSSGASSHKFSSGSFTEGRIAGKAAVNFILDNNALPNFDDAIIEEMKAEMLKPLALFEEHKDHSTDKDINPNFIKPKMFMFRLQKIMDEYAGGAGSSFMTSQKLLEKGLEFLTYMEEDSTKLAAEDLHELMRVWENIHRMSQAFAHVHSVMFREETRWPGYYLRTDFPNLKEDEWKCYVNCKRDPETGEFEVFKKEMIELVKLEE
- a CDS encoding T9SS type A sorting domain-containing protein, whose protein sequence is MKKLYILHIILLFALSIHAQNWTQITKAVASDRAEDDRFGCKVAISGDYAIVGAFLEDEDASGGNTASSAGSAYIFKNIAGIWTQIQKVVASDRNGSANFGSSVDINGDYAIIGAPNEDYDASGSNYIINPGVAYIFKNISGTWTEIKKIVASDRARDEFFGNSVSISDNYAIVGAYQEDISTSYTTNEGAAYIFTNNLDSWTQLQKIVSSDRASADFFGISVSISGDYIIIGAHYESEDVLGANSLSNAGSAYLFKNNAGTWSQVQKIVAGDRDTYDQFGVSVSISGDYAIIGAQTEDHDVSGTNLLSNAGSAYIFKNNSGTWSQIQKIVANDRGAGDAFGFSVSISGDYAFIGACYEDENASGSATLSAAGSAYIFKNNTGTWAQFQKIVSSDRAIDDYFGYSVAISGDNAISGAYYEDHDASGQNYLWAAGSSYIFSNSTTWNGSTWSNGTPTSSQSANVDGDLTISTGLSANNFTIYPGADVTINSSQTLTVAGDFIINSDATSTGSYINNSGTLTVTGDKTVQRYVDGGTNGYVHYVSPSISDATAADLLDENLGDYNVYKYVPGGSPVWSRVFSSTSLGAGSGYCVAYDNNKTIVFSGTLNDGNVNVTVSNSGTAYNLVGNPYPSRLDADAFVTDGDNSEISGAIYYWADDHTAGSGYSTADYATWTTTGSTGSSGGGTSTAANDYVEVGQGFFVLASSAGTLIFKNSHRVHTASADFYTPAINEVQRLWLKLTNNEYDYSNDILIGFLEEATNDYDRLYDAVKNQGNENLSFYSIIENDDRNFVIQGLPVPTSEKEIKLGYFAKQAGIYTIDIDNMERFDGYSIVLVDKEMNITVNLLETDYSFTTASGEFDERFSLFISAKSSSVEEANQEVKIYSSENLIYLNIPQDENYCISVYDMLGKKVYSSIPSSIGFQSIDLGLKTGFYLVKVKNETSEYTEKVFLK